In Glycine max cultivar Williams 82 chromosome 7, Glycine_max_v4.0, whole genome shotgun sequence, a single window of DNA contains:
- the LOC100813315 gene encoding cyclic dof factor 1 isoform X2, translating into MSEVKDPAIKLFGRTISLTHTHINDSSSSSAPARAPSSSSSPREVTSSATQQQHEPEEPSRKELTSSQDDDGSHQTTEDLKSPTTSSGIFENPKTPSPETETSVPKSSTNGEQSETSASDEKTPKKPDKVLPCPRCNSMDTKFCYYNNYNVNQPRHFCKNCQRYWTAGGTMRNVPVGAGRRKNKNFPATASHYRHLMFPEGLQGATLNAPNGLHNAVLGNGAAVLTFGPDSPLCDTMASMLNIAERAQSCVPNGFQATEPNSFVSYRKEEDGSTSGHSTGVSVATTSTSSHSGSHESVDKRVEGFTPQLPYFPSGPWPYPMPPPTFCPPGYPLSFYTTPAYWGKHSRDGNIIAPSNSQREMHDMEHKSSEHNVLIPKTLRIDDPSEAAKSSISMWSKLGIKDDKAGSGGLFKAFPSSKGNDMNHHMVEASPLLQANPAALSRSLTFREQT; encoded by the exons ATGTCAGAGGTTAAGGACCCTGCGATAAAGCTTTTTGGAAGGACAATTTCgctgacacacacacacatcaatgattcttcttcttcttctgcacctGCTCGTGCCCCTTCATCTTCCTCTTCTCCTCGTGAAGTTACCTCTTctgcaacacaacaacaacatgaACCTGAG GAACCATCAAGGAAAGAACTTACCTCATCacaagatgatgatggctcacaTCAAACCACAGAGGATTTAAAATCCCCCACGACATCTTCAGGCATATTTGAGAATCCTAAGACTCCCTCACCAGAAACTGAGACATCAGTCCCGAAATCCTCCACAAATGGAGAACAAAGCGAGACAAGTGCTTCTGATGAAAAAACACCAAAGAAACCCGACAAGGTGCTTCCATGCCCACGATGCAACAGCATGGACACCAAGTTCTGTTACTACAACAACTACAATGTCAACCAGCCTCGTCATTTCTGCAAGAACTGCCAAAGATACTGGACTGCTGGAGGTACAATGAGGAATGTGCCGGTAGGAGCCGGTCGTCGAAAGAACAAAAATTTCCCGGCGACCGCATCACATTACCGGCACTTAATGTTCCCAGAGGGGCTTCAAGGAGCCACACTCAATGCCCCCAATGGATTGCATAATGCTGTGTTGGGAAATGGAGCAGCTGTTTTGACCTTTGGTCCTGATTCTCCCCTTTGTGATACAATGGCATCAATGTTGAACATTGCAGAGCGAGCACAAAGTTGTGTTCCAAATGGGTTTCAAGCAACTGAGCCGAATAGTTTTGTTTCCTATAGAAAGGAGGAGGATGGAAGTACTAGTGGTCACTCTACTGGAGTTTCTGTTGCAACAACTTCAACTTCAAGCCATAGTGGCTCACATGAATCAGTTGATAAAAGGGTTGAAGGTTTCACTCCTCAATTGCCATATTTCCCAAGTGGCCCTTGGCCTTATCCTATGCCTCCTCCTACATTTTGCCCACCAGGGTACCCTTTATCATTCTATACTACACCAGCATATTGGG GGAAACACTCAAGGGATGGAAACATCATTGCCCCATCCAATTCACAAAGAGAAATGCATGATATGGAGCACAAGAGCTCAGAACACAATGTCTTGATCCCCAAGACTCTTAGAATTGATGACCCTAGTGAAGCTGCAAAGAGTTCCATTTCCATGTGGTCAAAACTAGGGATCAAGGATGATAAGGCCGGTTCCGGAGGCCTTTTCAAGGCTTTTCCATCATCCAAGGGAAACGACATGAATCATCACATGGTTGAAGCATCACCGCTGTTGCAAGCCAACCCTGCGGCTCTATCGCGGTCTCTTACCTTCCGTGAACAGACCTAA
- the LOC100813315 gene encoding cyclic dof factor 2 isoform X1, translating to MSEVKDPAIKLFGRTISLTHTHINDSSSSSAPARAPSSSSSPREVTSSATQQQHEPEEPSRKELTSSQDDDGSHQTTEDLKSPTTSSGIFENPKTPSPETETSVPKSSTNGEQSETSASDEKTPKKPDKVLPCPRCNSMDTKFCYYNNYNVNQPRHFCKNCQRYWTAGGTMRNVPVGAGRRKNKNFPATASHYRHLMFPEGLQGATLNAPNGLHNAVLGNGAAVLTFGPDSPLCDTMASMLNIAERAQSCVPNGFQATEPNSFVSYRKEEDGSTSGHSTGVSVATTSTSSHSGSHESVDKRVEGFTPQLPYFPSGPWPYPMPPPTFCPPGYPLSFYTTPAYWGCMPPSWNNNISSISPQSSVNNSVSVLTLGKHSRDGNIIAPSNSQREMHDMEHKSSEHNVLIPKTLRIDDPSEAAKSSISMWSKLGIKDDKAGSGGLFKAFPSSKGNDMNHHMVEASPLLQANPAALSRSLTFREQT from the exons ATGTCAGAGGTTAAGGACCCTGCGATAAAGCTTTTTGGAAGGACAATTTCgctgacacacacacacatcaatgattcttcttcttcttctgcacctGCTCGTGCCCCTTCATCTTCCTCTTCTCCTCGTGAAGTTACCTCTTctgcaacacaacaacaacatgaACCTGAG GAACCATCAAGGAAAGAACTTACCTCATCacaagatgatgatggctcacaTCAAACCACAGAGGATTTAAAATCCCCCACGACATCTTCAGGCATATTTGAGAATCCTAAGACTCCCTCACCAGAAACTGAGACATCAGTCCCGAAATCCTCCACAAATGGAGAACAAAGCGAGACAAGTGCTTCTGATGAAAAAACACCAAAGAAACCCGACAAGGTGCTTCCATGCCCACGATGCAACAGCATGGACACCAAGTTCTGTTACTACAACAACTACAATGTCAACCAGCCTCGTCATTTCTGCAAGAACTGCCAAAGATACTGGACTGCTGGAGGTACAATGAGGAATGTGCCGGTAGGAGCCGGTCGTCGAAAGAACAAAAATTTCCCGGCGACCGCATCACATTACCGGCACTTAATGTTCCCAGAGGGGCTTCAAGGAGCCACACTCAATGCCCCCAATGGATTGCATAATGCTGTGTTGGGAAATGGAGCAGCTGTTTTGACCTTTGGTCCTGATTCTCCCCTTTGTGATACAATGGCATCAATGTTGAACATTGCAGAGCGAGCACAAAGTTGTGTTCCAAATGGGTTTCAAGCAACTGAGCCGAATAGTTTTGTTTCCTATAGAAAGGAGGAGGATGGAAGTACTAGTGGTCACTCTACTGGAGTTTCTGTTGCAACAACTTCAACTTCAAGCCATAGTGGCTCACATGAATCAGTTGATAAAAGGGTTGAAGGTTTCACTCCTCAATTGCCATATTTCCCAAGTGGCCCTTGGCCTTATCCTATGCCTCCTCCTACATTTTGCCCACCAGGGTACCCTTTATCATTCTATACTACACCAGCATATTGGGGTTGTATGCCACCCTCTTGGAATAACAATATATCATCTATCTCACCTCAATCTTCTGTTAACAACTCTGTCTCTGTCCTTACTTTAGGGAAACACTCAAGGGATGGAAACATCATTGCCCCATCCAATTCACAAAGAGAAATGCATGATATGGAGCACAAGAGCTCAGAACACAATGTCTTGATCCCCAAGACTCTTAGAATTGATGACCCTAGTGAAGCTGCAAAGAGTTCCATTTCCATGTGGTCAAAACTAGGGATCAAGGATGATAAGGCCGGTTCCGGAGGCCTTTTCAAGGCTTTTCCATCATCCAAGGGAAACGACATGAATCATCACATGGTTGAAGCATCACCGCTGTTGCAAGCCAACCCTGCGGCTCTATCGCGGTCTCTTACCTTCCGTGAACAGACCTAA